The genomic region TcagacatggatggatggatgtgtacaTTATTCAATATTCTAAAGTGATTTTCACAGATTTGCTTCTGATTTCAAGctgtaatatttatttgaatgaaTGTGGGGCATCAGTCATCATTAAACGACCTGTTTAGAGGACTTTATCTtgtgaaaatctaataaaagaATATGACCTAGTCGATGTTGGAGGAAGGGAAATGATCATATGTAAAGAtacaaaaaagctcaacaaactTTGACAAAGTAAGGATTGAGTTtattcagtgattaaatgattaATACAGAGTATATATAGTTTATTTTCACTCTTAgattatttgaaacattttcaaactacAGTATCTTTTTGTGTGATTTCTAAATGTAGTTCTTGTGTATATAGTTATCCTTCACGACTTACTGATATGATGGGCAGCTCCAGTTTCAttcaaaatgcagaaaatacaTTCTACTGAAGTATAACCCTACACATgttagaaaaatgaaacataagaGAAAACCAACCACATTACCCATTTTAACTAATTTTAAGATTTAGAAATCATGTtgcaaataatattttcctttttcagcatgaTCAGCCTTCATGAAAATACACATTTCTAGTCATgtacatattttacaaaataaagcagaaaaataaatggaGCCAAGAAGCAGAATATGCAGCTAAAGGTACAAAAATGTACCTAGTTTTGGTTGTTTCAGACATGGCATCACATATAAAAACACGACTTTCATACCTGCAAGAAAGATAAACATGTTCAAGACAATAATTTACATGTATTGAGCCTACACTTCATTCAGTGGTTTCATGTCAATTTATCTGTTTTAAAGGGCAGATGGGAACAGCAACATAAATATTAAATCTAGACAGAAATAACTAGAAATAAGGTTTTAAATCAGTatcactaaaataaaataattaaaactttaATGAGAGACTGAGAAGCAACAATAAAACCACATTCTACTTTATTACAGTCAGAAAAACCTGAGGATGCACATCCATATGGACTGCAAGAACATTTCCAccaaatttacaatttatctTGTAAATAAAAGAAACGCCTGACCAAAACTTTTTTCTTCATTAGTCCAAAGTAACTGAACCCATTCATAGCTGATAGATGAAAACCACAGGCTGTTACATGGCAAAATGCAAGGAGaattgtgtgttttgtgtcaCTGAGTCAAGGACAGTGACAAATTGTGGCTTTAATTCTCTAAGTGCTTTAATTTTACACTGTCTCACTGTTTAAGCTCTCATTATAAAACCAAACAAAGTAGGAATTAATGCTTGGCATAAGGTTATTTTCTTTAACACCTCAGTCATATAATATGTTTCCCTGATCCCTGCTTTATTCTTGAGTTTTAAATGAGATCCATCCTCTCCAGTGGGAACATTCAGCACCAACGCAGGAGGTAGAGTGTTTGGTATGCAATGAAGCGGAAAGCAAGGGTGTGGAGGTCAGGGTGATGGATGGAGGTGCAGCACATTCAACATTTGTGCGGTAGATCGCCCGTTGTTGCTGTCTCCTTGCAGATTTATAATCTAACATCAAGGATCCACACTTGGTAGCCTTGGTTTTAGCAGATTTACAGTCTCACAATATTAGAGCAGCCAACTACTATTTAAGTcacataatatttaaaagaaaaataattattttacaattttaaacATTCAACAAAACATCTCCTTTAATTTATCTAGAAGTTctactaaataaatatttaaagaaagcatTTCTGACAACTAATGGTTGGGGGCATTTTTTAGGCTACCACATAACTGTCAGATAAtatcaaaatataaatgttgGAACCACTAGACCTAAACAACAGGATTTCAAACATGTAACTCAATTAGAAAACAGCAACACTGAAGATGGAAATGGCAGCTAAATGCATTTAACCCGCAACGGCAAACAAATATTAGCAATCTTCTAAGGCTGTCAAAAAACTATCAATAAAAGCTTGAAGACAAATATGGTTTTAATGGAACCATTAAACAACAGTTTTAAAGGGTGTAACAAATGTGGCAGCTCTATATAGGTTAGCATTCTTACAGGGCTGCCAGCTTACCATCAGCAAATGtttgaatataattttaataaaaccacTGGGCCTAGCTATTAGCTTTTCAGATAACTAATAAGAAAATATCTGGCTAACAGCATTAAATCAGCTACAGAATTACAAAACAGATTACTCTCACTGAAAACCAGAATGACAGCTAACAGCTACTAGCTTTGACACGAGTTTCTGAACATTAGAAATCATTTTACAGTAGCCAGTAAATCTTTGAATATAACTTTGGATTATTGAAGGCAATAGGTTTAAATAATTAAGTGCTTAAGAAGCAGAAGTAGATAAATTATAAGtgcaatggaaaataaaaatggccAGATAGCATAGCTAGCATAAACTAGCTATATTAAAGGCTATCAGACTTTAGCGATCCAGAGCTACTAACAAACCATCAGAAAACATTTCACAACAAATCTGGTTTTCATGGAACAACTGGGGTTCaataaaagtttttaaactGTGCAACAGAAATGGAAAACAGATTGTCACACTAAACTCAAATGACAGTTAACTGTTATTAGCTAGACGTCTAGCTTGCTATTTTGAATCTATATAACTCTCTGTTCCTAGAGCCCTGCAGTCCACAAATCATGTTGAGATGGTCAAAAgttgtaaatacattttcagattttagatATAGCATatgagaccaacacaaaaaccagaaaatagaaaacaatttgaataatgtttcatattaaaccttagaaaacaaataaatcagtgTATTGGATTGTTAACATCTGCAAGGTTAGATTCTTTCCAAGAGCTGACCCATTTATTCTTAAAGTCTAATTTTGCTTTTCCATGAATTGCATGAATCCAGGTCAGGTGATTTCTCTAATTTAGGACGTTGGATGTGCTGTTCAGTTGTAGCCCTAAGCACAATGGGAAAGACTGAGCTTCAGCAATCCTTCTGTATGCATCTTGTAGAGGAGTTTGAACTCAGCTGGCAGCTGATGGGACTCCTGCCATTTGGTGGTGAACTTGGTGCCCTTCTTGTCGTAGTAGTGGTATGGCAGCTCCTTTCCAGTGTTGGGATCCCAGCCAAAGGGCCAGAATCCATACAGATGAATTTGGTCGCACATGGAGGATGCCAGAGTGTACATTAGGATCCCAGTGCTCAGGCGCTTCGGAGACAACTGCTTGGTTTTCCAGTAACTGCAGAAAACAGAACagcaaaaattattattttaaaaattatttgtgcactaaaaatataaataagaatatacaaaataaagctGATCATATTTGTACAGTTAAgccaaaaaatattcatatcccTTTGAGATTACGATatgaattgttttaaaacaagaattttgtttctgctaggaaatgataataaaaagataataaaagtgtaatatgaacatacattttgaaaacaaaaatgtctcggtttttataacattttaataaaaaattgcgaattaaaagttatttatatatgttcctggtagtgttttttttttttttttttttactttattttttgcggcactagtggcctttattttttggttattttttttaaaagtaggcagacaggaagtggggtggagagaggaggaagaccTGCAGCATAAGTCTGTGAGTTGAACCCAGGGcggctgcatcgaggactgagGCCACCATATGGGTCCCATGCTTTACCACTACTCTACATGCCATGCCTGTGCTGGTGTTTTGACCATTTATATTTAGTGATATAAAGCTCTAAGTCTTTGAAGCTGGAGACCCTCCAGCTTCCTAATCTTTACCTAATCTTTACCTCCCTCTGGCTAGGCCACCCCCAAACATTATTATTGCTCCAGAGCAGAGAAAACATGCTGATCAAATTAAAAGATGGGCAGCAAAAGAAGATTGAACAAAAAATAGTTGCCTTTGAGTCTTTTATTATGCCACAGCAGGTTACAGATTCCACAGAGGAGTAGCGTCTGTGGGAGTCGCAACAATGAGAAACAGCATTTCTCagacatttataaaaacaaaagtagttCCTGCTCATACTATCTCTCATGATCAATCATCTGTATACTGACATCATCATGGCTACAATCAGAAGGTCACAGAAAGGAGGGCTCACAAAGGAGACAAAACTCTGACATTATGCTCATAACTTGTCATCTTCTCCAACCCCTGAGGTCTCTGTCAGCACCGCACACCTGCAGATATCCAGCTGGTGAAAGTTGAAACAGCTCGATTTTGGATCAAGTAAGGCATTCCACTATGTTCTTTTGAAGATTTTGTCTGGTACTGAGAACTGATTGATTCCTGAAGGTGGCCATGAAGACTGGAAATATCTTCTTTCCCAAATTAAAGTTAGATAATCTGAATCAGAATTAGGACATAAAAACCTTTCCTTCAGGTGTCTGAGAAGCCAATGAGTGTCAGATCACTTTTAGGTTTAATCATTTCAGATACTTTGGTAGTATTTCAAAAGTTCTTTCCAAGCCAAAATGTCCCCTTAGTGTGTATATGAAGTAAGATATTTGGTGGCAGTGATTGTACTAATTAACTTTTGGTTTCTATTTCTTTTAAGTATTAGTTGTTATTTGCATTAAttctaaataaattttaaatccTGAGAAATATGCAGAAATCGCTTCCTCTCTTCTGATTGTATGTCATAAAGATCGCTCCCTGGAAAGGAAGCTTTCACTTCTTCCCAATCAAGTTTTAAAGAGTTAGGAGACAGATTGTTTAAAGTCAGATATCAATCACCTAGAAGCCTCTACACATTTGTTAAACTAtggtaaataaaaccaaatatttgCTGATTATAACAGTGTGGAAGAGTAGAAAAACCCTTCCTaatgttttcatgatgctgttttgaaagcATCACAGAGGGGGAGACTCTCCAAACTGTCCTGGATAAAAGCATCTCCACGAGTCCTGAAGCTGGTGAAAAACCCTCTGAGCTGCCTGAAAGTGGTAATTCTTCCACTGCAGGTAGATTTAATGGGATTGCTGAAGATTAGGTTACTGTTACGAGCAGCCTACTTAGCTGCAACACCATTAAGCACCGGACTTAAATCCCTTTCCACACACAGTTACAGCTGCCTTTCATTCCCTTCGTTAAATAGCTGTTTCCTTATAATCCAGCTTTGGAGGCTAAATCTCCTCTTTGCCGTAAACATAAAGCGAAGCTCCTTTACAACAGAAGCACATGTTAGCTTCTAGAAATGACTCAAAACAGGGTCAGGACACAAAGAGGCATGGGGCTTAACATTGTGAGGATGGTGGttttctttggcaaactgaagGTGCTAAGAGGTGTAGGAGCCTTAATATGAACTATAGCACCAGGCAAAAGTACTTACACCCCCTgaactgtttaatccatcacctaaaaatggaaagagcttGGCagaactgcaaatctaccaaaatgtggccatccacctaaagtgacaggctgggcaaggagaacattaatcagagaagtagtGAAGAAGCATATGATAACTCttgaggagctgtagagatccacagctcagttggGAGAATCTAATCTGTCCACCGGACAACTGTTAGTCATGCTTTACATATATTTTACCTTTATGGATGATTTGCTGCCCTAcgatgaactggcgacctgtccagagtgtaccccgcccgtagactgctggagataggcactagctcCCCTGAGTCCCCGTATGGAAGTATAgaaaatggaaggatggatggatggatggatggatggatggatggatggatggatggatggatggatggtcatGTAGCCATGtagcagacacagaaaaaatctgaaaggagGTGCTCTGCTCAAAGGAGATCATACTGAACTTTCTGGCTGCATGCAAAACTCTGTTTGTTCCACACTGTGTGTGGACAAAAACACTgtacatcatcctgaacacaccatcccaatGGTGAAACacagaggtggcagcatcatgctgtggggatgtttttcttcagtttgaACAGAGAAGccagtcagagttgatggaaagatgaatggagctaaatccaggacaatcctggaggaaaacccgttaaaagctgcagaagacctgagactgggatggaggttcaccttccagcaggacaacaatcctaaacatacagccagagatggtttagatcaaggcagatttgtgtgttagaatggccaagtcaaagtccacatctaaatctgtggcaagacttgaaaagtgATGTTCACAGACGCTCTCCCAGTCTCACTGAGCTagagttattttaaaaagagaaatgtgCAAAATTAGTCTGTAAATGTTCAAAGCAGGTAGAGACAAAAACctctaaacacctgcagctGGACCTGAAGAGAAAGGAGGTTCTAGAAAGTACTGACTCCGGGGGGCTGCATAGAAGCACagcactccacacttttcagatttgcaaaaataaatgcttaagaCCTTGaatcgttttccttccacttcatacttctctactgctttgtgttggtgtgtcacataaaattctaataaaatacactgaagtttgctgTTGGAACAggacaaatgtggaaaagttcaagcaGCCTTAAAACATTTGGAAGAGATTGTAAATTAAGTAGTTCTTTTTAgagtttttacattaaaatcatAAAGAATTATTTCTGCTCCAGGCAGCTTTAAAACAGTGAAGTGTTGCTATTTCTTCTGTTAAACTGCTGCTTACTTGTTGATATTTTGCATGATGTTTCCAGGCCAAGCCAACTGGACCTTCAGCTGGCCTCGATGCTCCACAAAGAAGTCCACCAGTGTTCTCGTCACCGTGGCTGACGTGTGGAAGAAAAACGCTGGAATCCAAAGGATGGCTCTGTCCAGCTTCTTCAGGCTTAGGAAGAAGTTGTTCCTGTCTTGCACAGTCAGCAGATTATTGTAGTATTTCTCCAGGATGCTGGGGTTAAAGGTTGTCATATTGGTCCGACGCCCAACATCCTTCTTAAAAATCTCTGTTGGAGCAAAGTTGCATCGGAAGACAAAGTCATATTTTTCTATCTGGGCCCCGCAGCGCGAGCCGGTGAGGATGCCGCTGTTTCCAACCACAGCGCAGACATTGTAGTGCTTGCTGATGATCGGCGAGACCTCCGGGAGGAGCGATCGGAAGTTCTCGCCGATGGAGTAGACATACTTGTGGCTGGAATAATCGAAGTGCATCAGCTGGCCAACTCTGACGGAGTCACGAGTCAGCGTAAAGTTACGGGGGACGTCAATATGTTGAGAAATCTCTGTCCTGCAAGACATTACAGCAACTTTATTGGAAGCTGTTTGAAAACTGATGTATTTTCTTACCTGCTGTAGATGCATCAATGCAAACACAAAATATCTCCAATATACCTTCACTATTTCAGTTACTTTATGTAAAACAAATCACAACTACAGTCACTCAAGGGCAATTTATAAAAGAGCAAACGGAACTACATCGAACTACGTATCAGGACATAATAAACCTAATCCGGTCGTTAACAGCTGATTTAAATCTGTTACTAAACTAAAATGGAACCCAAATGGAAAAGCTGAAtatgaaaaactaagtacaccgtTCTTGCTTCCATAGGTTCCACTAAGGAAATGCATGAATTACCTGATCCTCAGTGTGAGCAGtacctctataaaagcagaCGTTCTGgcagtttgctgctctggaACATAAAGGTGATCCATTTTATAATCACATCCTGACCTTCTGAACTGTTGTGCCAAAAGATCCCCCAACCCTCAATATGAACTGTCAAGCACAGCAGTGGAGGGCTGATGATGTGGgcttgttttggaggagcaggACCTGAACACCTGGCACCCACTGAGTGGACCATAAAGTATTCAAGACTCCATGTGTCCAACAGCTAAAGCTTGGAGGCGGTTCTACAACCTTCTGAACCTTGAGGTGTACATAGTTTTTTACAGACAGTTTTTCCATTCTGAGCATGTCTTTGCCTATTAAACACTGACAGATTTAAATAAACCTGGTCAAGACCTGACCATTTTATTATAGCCTGATAAAACCCTAGTATAAAGAGGGTTTACTTTTTTTCACCACGACTATGAATCAGTTGCTACAAGACAGGTTTTAGCATTGCTGCtttcctaaaatgttttttacagtaaacacaaaaacaataacaatgatATATATAGGCgactcagtaaattagaatatcattgaaaagttcattttttcTATTAACTCCaccactaagtgaaacacattaaataGATTATTCCCAcactgactgatgttttcaagcctttatttgtgttattatgatgattttctgattatagccaataaaaacacagcatttaggatgagaatattacatcagaccaataaaatacataatacatttttaataaagaaatgtgaGCTTCATGAAGAGTATgattaatacctgcttaaagttttctttcaaaatatgcttttaatctgacaaatgagcctcatcagaatgcatgttactaatttattaaatgtgattgtatatgtataaatataaataatttggaatggggtatttatttttctggttcctcattaaataaatgtatttaaagaaatgtttcaacagatatttagtaaaatatttccacAGCCTTTCCTAAAAACAAAGCATTTGGTTTAAACCTTCCATTTTCCTGTAACTAAGCCATTTTTGAAGTGAACTTTGCGTAATTTTCGATCACTGTGACATTCCAGGTGCTTTTTGCTCAACAAACTACTGGAAGGCCCTTTTCACGCCCAGGTCCGGCTCACTGCTAGGTGCTAAAAGCCTGTTAGACTCTCTGCTGTGTTTGCGTTCGTGTTTCCGTACCTCAGCTGTGTGAAAGCAGTGCTGTTGTACCTCCATTTAGAGGAGTTCTGCAGGTCCTCGCTCAGAGCGTTGGTCAGAGGAGTGAAGTCTGGATCCAGATACTTCATGGCCAGCTGGGAGCTGCAGAGCAGGAGGCAACAAAAAGATTAACTCTCTCATCAGGAGTccacttcaaaatgttttcagaagCATTTTAGCTCTTCTGCATATCGATTCAAttaaatctgtaaaaatatttgGCATCTTTGAATGTTATTCAAAGCTGATTGTTTTAAATCAAGACAAATCTCAGCAATAATCAGACAGGTCGATGGTTTTAGTCAGAAAATGTGGTCAAACTGTGCAGAAATCCATTCTTTTACTAAAATGTTTGCTGACTCatcgtgtttttatttttttccaaaataactGCATCATTCAGAGACAATCAAACAATAATCGCTTGCTTAAATATGCAGTTAAATGCTGGGAAATTAATATTCCCTCTGGGTCGTACAGGTATTACAAATTATTTCTCTTCTTCCAGTTAACTTGAAGGTTACATTAATAAAACCTTTCTGATTATCTGCTTGTGTTTAGTAATGGGTCAGAACCACACTGATATCAGACGTAAAATATTATAATGAATACTAATAAATTGAAATTATGACAGAATCAGGTTGGCTGTTAGTTACCAGAAAAATGGAGCTAAAATGCTTCCAAAAAACCGCAACAATTTGAAGCTTCAGTTTCCGAAATCTTTCTGTTCCTTTTAAAAACCAGATGCATTTAAACTAGTTTCATTTACACTGTCAGCTCAGTGTAAACGCAGACTTTCAGTCTCATTTctatatgtaaaatatttatcaaaagtgCAAATAACTTCAAAGATAGGCTTAGAAGTTAGTAATAAAGCCAAAATATTGCAGCAACTTTGCCCATCTTAACAAGTTGTTTATATTGAATCTTAGGTCCAAAGGTTtcataaaatattcatttttgtaatcagttttgatttcattaaaTTATGCTTTTAGTGCTCTAAATATACTTCCAACATCACACAATGAAACGACATTTTAAATTCCCTTGTTAAGATGAATAGTTGTTGTAGTACAAGAAGTTATCTTTTTCTCCTACATTTTCAGCTCAGTCAGTTAGGCTAACCATATTAGCATTCTTGTCTGCATTGGAAAGAGTGATGAACCTGTGTCTAAAAACtaagaaaatttgttttaatcttaATATCTGACAAATGTTTAGCTTTGCACCCCGCCTCTCgaccatagattgctggagataggcaccagctcccccacgacccactatggaatacgcggtagaaaatgattgactgcTTTGCTTATTGcaaaacaatcaaaaacagTTCAAAACAACGACACCAgctatgtaaaagaaaaagaaaaatatactcctaaataatctgaattgtaaattgtattttGACTTAGAgggcaaataaaacattttaaatgataaacCATATTTATAACATGTAAAAAACAATGTTGTCAGCTTTATATGCTATCTCAGCAGTTCCAAACCATTACCTTCTCCATTTGTCCAATCAGTTAGCTAGGTTAATCCTTAGCATCATTGTTTAGGCTGGAAAAAGAGTGATGAAActgtctaaaatatataaaagctGTTTTAAGCTTAAAATGTGACACATTTAGCCGTGATAATTTCAAACAAAATCTGGATCCTTACATGCAACGTAAAAGAACAATCTCAGGATTTGCACATGTCGAATCAGAGTTGCTGCTTGACAGTTTTAGGCATGATGTTAAAAGTTGGATCAGTTGGGACTTGGGCCTCTAGTATCTTCGGTTACAGGGTCAAACATATTGACAGACTATTTCAGCCACAGAGAAGCAGTGCTGAATCAGAAACAGCATGAGATGCTGAAAATGAGCAAATAATAGCTCAAATTTCATCTTGCCATAGAGaagatatatattatttttatatttaatggtAAAGGTGTAAAATTGTGCAAttaatttcaataaaacagtgcatattttataaatgttcTTTTACTAACCAACGTTtggattaaaaagaaaaactccgGGTGACTTCTCTGGTTGGAAGTCTAAAAAAGAAAGTTTCCCAAATAATTCAGAGCATATTTTTGATCTTTCATGCTGTTCCAAAATCAACACCACAGTGTTATAA from Girardinichthys multiradiatus isolate DD_20200921_A chromosome 8, DD_fGirMul_XY1, whole genome shotgun sequence harbors:
- the st8sia3 gene encoding sia-alpha-2,3-Gal-beta-1,4-GlcNAc-R:alpha 2,8-sialyltransferase isoform X6; amino-acid sequence: MSLPCPRDMSFGLRLPHLVGALGLPLFGSCFQRLHLDSLLPCTRLSQLAMKYLDPDFTPLTNALSEDLQNSSKWRYNSTAFTQLRTEISQHIDVPRNFTLTRDSVRVGQLMHFDYSSHKYVYSIGENFRSLLPEVSPIISKHYNVCAVVGNSGILTGSRCGAQIEKYDFVFRCNFAPTEIFKKDVGRRTNMTTFNPSILEKYYNNLLTVQDRNNFFLSLKKLDRAILWIPAFFFHTSATVTRTLVDFFVEHRGQLKVQLAWPGNIMQNINNYWKTKQLSPKRLSTGILMYTLASSMCDQIHLYGFWPFGWDPNTGKELPYHYYDKKGTKFTTKWQESHQLPAEFKLLYKMHTEGLLKLSLSHCA
- the st8sia3 gene encoding sia-alpha-2,3-Gal-beta-1,4-GlcNAc-R:alpha 2,8-sialyltransferase isoform X7 produces the protein MSFADVHHQIKSASIRSVISQLAMKYLDPDFTPLTNALSEDLQNSSKWRYNSTAFTQLRTEISQHIDVPRNFTLTRDSVRVGQLMHFDYSSHKYVYSIGENFRSLLPEVSPIISKHYNVCAVVGNSGILTGSRCGAQIEKYDFVFRCNFAPTEIFKKDVGRRTNMTTFNPSILEKYYNNLLTVQDRNNFFLSLKKLDRAILWIPAFFFHTSATVTRTLVDFFVEHRGQLKVQLAWPGNIMQNINNYWKTKQLSPKRLSTGILMYTLASSMCDQIHLYGFWPFGWDPNTGKELPYHYYDKKGTKFTTKWQESHQLPAEFKLLYKMHTEGLLKLSLSHCA
- the st8sia3 gene encoding sia-alpha-2,3-Gal-beta-1,4-GlcNAc-R:alpha 2,8-sialyltransferase isoform X3, which translates into the protein MRRAWMPALLAASRPLVEALIRGSGCPRRSRMVRIASALGLVIFSVALLILSLISYVSIKKDFLPGSPRYGPNGGPRMYMFHTGFRERPPRKPDLSSQLAMKYLDPDFTPLTNALSEDLQNSSKWRTEISQHIDVPRNFTLTRDSVRVGQLMHFDYSSHKYVYSIGENFRSLLPEVSPIISKHYNVCAVVGNSGILTGSRCGAQIEKYDFVFRCNFAPTEIFKKDVGRRTNMTTFNPSILEKYYNNLLTVQDRNNFFLSLKKLDRAILWIPAFFFHTSATVTRTLVDFFVEHRGQLKVQLAWPGNIMQNINNYWKTKQLSPKRLSTGILMYTLASSMCDQIHLYGFWPFGWDPNTGKELPYHYYDKKGTKFTTKWQESHQLPAEFKLLYKMHTEGLLKLSLSHCA
- the st8sia3 gene encoding sia-alpha-2,3-Gal-beta-1,4-GlcNAc-R:alpha 2,8-sialyltransferase isoform X4, producing the protein MRRAWMPALLAASRPLVEALIRGSGCPRRSRMVRIASALGLVIFSVALLILSLISYVSIKKDFLPGSPRYGPNGGPRMYMFHTGFRSQLAMKYLDPDFTPLTNALSEDLQNSSKWRTEISQHIDVPRNFTLTRDSVRVGQLMHFDYSSHKYVYSIGENFRSLLPEVSPIISKHYNVCAVVGNSGILTGSRCGAQIEKYDFVFRCNFAPTEIFKKDVGRRTNMTTFNPSILEKYYNNLLTVQDRNNFFLSLKKLDRAILWIPAFFFHTSATVTRTLVDFFVEHRGQLKVQLAWPGNIMQNINNYWKTKQLSPKRLSTGILMYTLASSMCDQIHLYGFWPFGWDPNTGKELPYHYYDKKGTKFTTKWQESHQLPAEFKLLYKMHTEGLLKLSLSHCA
- the st8sia3 gene encoding sia-alpha-2,3-Gal-beta-1,4-GlcNAc-R:alpha 2,8-sialyltransferase isoform X1 — encoded protein: MRRAWMPALLAASRPLVEALIRGSGCPRRSRMVRIASALGLVIFSVALLILSLISYVSIKKDFLPGSPRYGPNGGPRMYMFHTGFRERPPRKPDLSSQLAMKYLDPDFTPLTNALSEDLQNSSKWRYNSTAFTQLRTEISQHIDVPRNFTLTRDSVRVGQLMHFDYSSHKYVYSIGENFRSLLPEVSPIISKHYNVCAVVGNSGILTGSRCGAQIEKYDFVFRCNFAPTEIFKKDVGRRTNMTTFNPSILEKYYNNLLTVQDRNNFFLSLKKLDRAILWIPAFFFHTSATVTRTLVDFFVEHRGQLKVQLAWPGNIMQNINNYWKTKQLSPKRLSTGILMYTLASSMCDQIHLYGFWPFGWDPNTGKELPYHYYDKKGTKFTTKWQESHQLPAEFKLLYKMHTEGLLKLSLSHCA
- the st8sia3 gene encoding sia-alpha-2,3-Gal-beta-1,4-GlcNAc-R:alpha 2,8-sialyltransferase isoform X2, whose translation is MRRAWMPALLAASRPLVEALIRGSGCPRRSRMVRIASALGLVIFSVALLILSLISYVSIKKDFLPGSPRYGPNGGPRMYMFHTGFRSQLAMKYLDPDFTPLTNALSEDLQNSSKWRYNSTAFTQLRTEISQHIDVPRNFTLTRDSVRVGQLMHFDYSSHKYVYSIGENFRSLLPEVSPIISKHYNVCAVVGNSGILTGSRCGAQIEKYDFVFRCNFAPTEIFKKDVGRRTNMTTFNPSILEKYYNNLLTVQDRNNFFLSLKKLDRAILWIPAFFFHTSATVTRTLVDFFVEHRGQLKVQLAWPGNIMQNINNYWKTKQLSPKRLSTGILMYTLASSMCDQIHLYGFWPFGWDPNTGKELPYHYYDKKGTKFTTKWQESHQLPAEFKLLYKMHTEGLLKLSLSHCA
- the st8sia3 gene encoding sia-alpha-2,3-Gal-beta-1,4-GlcNAc-R:alpha 2,8-sialyltransferase isoform X8, coding for MSVARISSVSVQGPWGSSQLAMKYLDPDFTPLTNALSEDLQNSSKWRYNSTAFTQLRTEISQHIDVPRNFTLTRDSVRVGQLMHFDYSSHKYVYSIGENFRSLLPEVSPIISKHYNVCAVVGNSGILTGSRCGAQIEKYDFVFRCNFAPTEIFKKDVGRRTNMTTFNPSILEKYYNNLLTVQDRNNFFLSLKKLDRAILWIPAFFFHTSATVTRTLVDFFVEHRGQLKVQLAWPGNIMQNINNYWKTKQLSPKRLSTGILMYTLASSMCDQIHLYGFWPFGWDPNTGKELPYHYYDKKGTKFTTKWQESHQLPAEFKLLYKMHTEGLLKLSLSHCA
- the st8sia3 gene encoding sia-alpha-2,3-Gal-beta-1,4-GlcNAc-R:alpha 2,8-sialyltransferase isoform X5, which translates into the protein MSLPCPRDMSFGLRLPHLVGALGLPLFGSCFQRLHLDSLLPCTRLERPPRKPDLSSQLAMKYLDPDFTPLTNALSEDLQNSSKWRYNSTAFTQLRTEISQHIDVPRNFTLTRDSVRVGQLMHFDYSSHKYVYSIGENFRSLLPEVSPIISKHYNVCAVVGNSGILTGSRCGAQIEKYDFVFRCNFAPTEIFKKDVGRRTNMTTFNPSILEKYYNNLLTVQDRNNFFLSLKKLDRAILWIPAFFFHTSATVTRTLVDFFVEHRGQLKVQLAWPGNIMQNINNYWKTKQLSPKRLSTGILMYTLASSMCDQIHLYGFWPFGWDPNTGKELPYHYYDKKGTKFTTKWQESHQLPAEFKLLYKMHTEGLLKLSLSHCA